One region of Osmia lignaria lignaria isolate PbOS001 chromosome 7, iyOsmLign1, whole genome shotgun sequence genomic DNA includes:
- the LOC117604288 gene encoding ATP-binding cassette subfamily G member 4 yields MYQRVVLLSLPKAQSIDIEFSNITYEARPGFRGPMKKILKGVSGSFKSGELTAIMGPSGAGKSTLLNILTGFDKSKWKGQINYIGTEGQHTWNEYRKQSCYIQQDDKLRPLFTVYETMWTAIELKIGRSLSRKGKEMVIDEVLDNLDLSKTKETRCGQLSGGQKKRLSIALELVDNPPVMFLDEPTTGLDALSSHQCIRLLQSLAKAGRTIVCTIHQPSAVVYELFDNVYLLAEGKCMYEGATNNTIAYFASIGLNCPKYHNPADYMIEAVSKEYGDYNDQLAKLASSNDRSWRSDASQTLKKETTMQINENKATVLIQPPSETEKFFVLLHRCLVQQSRDWTTTHLKMVLHLLVGILLGLLYTDSGDNGSKTIMNVGFFLVSAVYLCYTSMMPAVLKFPSEFSTLKKERFNNWYQLRTYYAASLICSLPIQVAYAFIYTSPSYFLSRQPLDVNRFLMFLTVSILMTMISDSFGLLIGSLTNPINGTFIGAIIICTMLTLAGFLALYSHMPVVLYYVSYLSYFKYAMHAFVHSVYGFGREKLLCPKNYCHYRVPDLMMTDLTLADGKYWIDIVVLICNYVLFRFAAYCTLKRKLSSA; encoded by the coding sequence ATGTATCAACGAGTGGTACTGTTGAGCCTGCCGAAGGCTCAGTCGATCGACATTGAATTCTCTAACATCACGTACGAGGCGCGACCCGGTTTCCGAGGACCTATGAAAAAGATCCTGAAAGGTGTCAGCGGTTCATTCAAGTCCGGCGAACTGACAGCCATCATGGGACCTTCGGGAGCCGGTAAATCCACTTTGCTGAACATCCTGACAGGCTTCGATAAAAGTAAATGGAAAGGACAGATCAATTACATCGGAACGGAAGGTCAACACACGTGGAACGAGTACAGGAAACAGTCTTGTTATATCCAACAAGACGACAAACTGCGTCCTTTGTTCACCGTCTACGAGACGATGTGGACGGCGATCGAGCTGAAGATCGGACGAAGTCTCAGTCGAAAAGGCAAAGAGATGGTGATCGACGAGGTTCTGGATAACTTAGATTTAAGCAAAACGAAGGAGACCAGGTGCGGCCAGTTGAGCGGTGGACAGAAGAAGAGGCTAAGCATAGCATTAGAACTGGTGGACAATCCACCGGTGATGTTCCTCGACGAACCAACGACAGGTCTCGATGCTCTTTCCTCCCATCAGTGCATCAGATTATTGCAAAGTCTGGCGAAAGCTGGTAGAACGATCGTTTGCACGATCCATCAACCTAGCGCCGTCGTCTACGAGCTCTTCGACAATGTCTACCTCCTAGCTGAAGGTAAATGCATGTACGAAGGGGCGACCAATAACACGATAGCCTATTTCGCCAGCATCGGTCTCAACTGTCCCAAGTATCACAATCCCGCCGATTACATGATAGAGGCAGTGAGCAAAGAGTACGGTGACTACAACGATCAGTTAGCCAAACTAGCGAGTAGCAACGATCGATCCTGGCGATCAGACGCGTCGCAGACATTGAAGAAAGAAACGACGATGCAGATAAACGAAAACAAAGCGACGGTGTTGATTCAACCACCATCGGAAACGGAGAAATTCTTCGTTCTGCTGCATCGTTGCCTCGTTCAACAGTCGCGAGACTGGACCACCACTCACCTGAAGATGGTTCTTCATCTACTAGTGGGTATTTTACTCGGTCTCTTGTACACCGATTCTGGCGATAACGGCAGTAAGACGATCATGAACGTCGGATTCTTCCTAGTCTCAGCTGTTTATCTATGCTACACGAGTATGATGCCGGCTGTGCTGAAATTCCCTTCGGAATTTTCGACCTTGAAGAAGGAAAGGTTCAACAATTGGTACCAGTTGAGGACCTACTATGCCGCATCGTTGATATGTAGCCTGCCTATACAAGTGGCGTATGCTTTTATATATACGTCTCCGTCTTATTTTCTCAGTAGACAACCTTTGGACGTGAACAGGTTCCTTATGTTCCTTACAGTATCGATCCTGATGACGATGATATCCGACAGTTTCGGACTTTTGATAGGAAGCCTAACGAATCCTATAAATGGCACCTTTATAGGAGCGATTATCATTTGCACAATGCTGACTTTGGCTGGATTCTTGGCACTTTACAGCCACATGCCTGTCGTACTTTATTATGTCAGTTACCTGAGTTACTTCAAATACGCTATGCACGCTTTCGTGCACTCTGTGTACGGTTTCGGTCGCGAGAAACTGCTCTGCCCGAAGAACTACTGCCACTATCGAGTGCCCGATTTGATGATGACAGACCTGACATTGGCGGACGGCAAGTATTGGATCGACATCGTCGTATTGATTTGCAATTACGTCTTATTCAGATTCGCAGCGTACTGCACGTTAAAAAGAAAGCTTTCATCGGCTTGA